The stretch of DNA CGGGCTCCGAACCCGGCCCACGCACCGTCACCTCGGGGGAATCTGACTCCGACATCTACGGGTGACTACGACGGCGGAGGCCGAAAAGGGTTCAGTACTCGGGACTCTCCTCGCGGACCCCCTCGCGCTTGTTGACGAGCCGCGCGAGGGTAAAGAGCGCGTCCGAGAGCCGGTTGAGGTAGACGATGGCCGTCTCGTTGACGCCGGCCTCCTCGGCCGACAGCGACACGGCGCGTCGCTCGGCCCGGCGACACACCGCCCGCGCGTGGTGGAGCTTCGCGCCCGGCTCCGACCCCGACGGGAGGATAAAGGACTCCAGCGGGTCCAGTTCCTCGTTCGCCGTGTCGATGATCTCCTCCAGGTCGTCGACGTGGGCCTCGGTGATCCGCGGGTCGTCCTCGTCGGGCTGGGGGTTCGCGAAGTCGGCCTGGACGATGTGGAGGTGGTTCTGGGCCGCCCGCAGCCAGTCGTCGATGTCGTCGTGGCCCGTGGGCCGGACGACCCCCACGAGGGCGTTCACCTCGTCGACGGTCCCGTAGGCCTCGATGCGCCGGGAGTCCTTCGAGACCCGCTCCATCGTCCGCAGGTCGGTCTGTCCCTGGTCGCCGCGGCCGGTGTAGATGGGCATACCCGTCCCTGGGGCCGCGGCGGTCTTATAATCG from Haloarcula litorea encodes:
- a CDS encoding cob(I)yrinic acid a,c-diamide adenosyltransferase, which translates into the protein MPIYTGRGDQGQTDLRTMERVSKDSRRIEAYGTVDEVNALVGVVRPTGHDDIDDWLRAAQNHLHIVQADFANPQPDEDDPRITEAHVDDLEEIIDTANEELDPLESFILPSGSEPGAKLHHARAVCRRAERRAVSLSAEEAGVNETAIVYLNRLSDALFTLARLVNKREGVREESPEY